ACGCGCTCGTCGAGCGCGCCCTGTCCAATCTGGTGAGCAACGCCATCGCGGTCTCCAGGGCAGGCCAGACGGTGCGCATCACGTGTGAGCTGGTGAGCCGCAAGCGCCCTGGCGCCGCCAGCCCCGTGCCCGCGGTCCAGCTGTCCATCGCGGACCAGGGCCCGGGCGTGCCCGCGCACGCGCGCGAGTGGATCTTCCGGCCCTTCGCCAGCCTGGAGGTCGGCGGGCGCCGCAGCACGGGGCTGGGCCTGGCCATCGCGCGTGAGATGATCACCGCGCATGGAGGGGAGCTGTCGCTCGCGGACACGCCCGCGCCTGGCGCCACCTTCACCTTCTGGATCCCCCTGGAAGACCCCGCGTCCCCTGGAGAGCGCCTTGACACCTGAGCCCCCCGTCCAGCAGCCCCGCGTGCTCCTGGTGGACGATGACCTCCAGCTCGCGGAGCTCATGTCCATGCGGATGACCTCCCGCGGCTACCACGTGACCGTGGAGAGCGAGGGCAAGGGCGCCCTGCGCAGGCTCGCGCAGGAGCGCGTGGACGCGATGGTGCTCGACCTGCGCCTGGAGGACATGGATGGCATGGAGGTGCTCCGGGCCGCGCGGCAGCGGGCCCCCGAGCTGTCCGTCATCATGCTCACCGCGCACGGCTCCATCGAGACCGCGGTGCAGGCCATGCAGGAGGGGGCCTACGGCTTCCTCACCAAGCCGTTTCACGACCACGAGCTCATGCAGAAGCTCACGCACGCGCTCGAGCGCTCGCGGCTGCGCCGGGAGGTGGCCGAGCTGCGGCTGCGCATGGGCGAAAGCGGCGAGCCCCTGCTCCTGGGCGTCAGCGAGGCCATCTCGCGCGTGCGCGAGCTGATCGCGCGCATCGCCCCCACCGACGCCACCGTCCTGCTCACCGGCGAGAGCGGCACCGGCAAGGAGCTGGCGGCGCGGATGCTCCACGTGCTCTCGCGCCGCAACACGGAGCGCTTCGTCGCCGTCAACTGCGGCGCCCTCCCGCCGGAGCTGCTGGAGAGCGAGCTGTTTGGCCACGTGAAGGGCGCGTTCTCCGGGGCCGTGCGCGAGCGCGAGGGGCTGTTCGGCGCGGCCAACGGCGGCACGCTGTTCCTGGATGAGATTGGCGAGGCGTCTCCGTCCGTGCAGGTGAAGCTCTTGCGCGTGCTGCAGGAGCAGCGGCTCACGCGG
Above is a window of Corallococcus caeni DNA encoding:
- a CDS encoding sigma-54-dependent transcriptional regulator, which codes for MTPEPPVQQPRVLLVDDDLQLAELMSMRMTSRGYHVTVESEGKGALRRLAQERVDAMVLDLRLEDMDGMEVLRAARQRAPELSVIMLTAHGSIETAVQAMQEGAYGFLTKPFHDHELMQKLTHALERSRLRREVAELRLRMGESGEPLLLGVSEAISRVRELIARIAPTDATVLLTGESGTGKELAARMLHVLSRRNTERFVAVNCGALPPELLESELFGHVKGAFSGAVREREGLFGAANGGTLFLDEIGEASPSVQVKLLRVLQEQRLTRVGADVEEPVDVRVVAATNRDLAEEVAAKRFRQDLYFRLHVVPIELPPLRERSEDIPLLAQLFLERTANRYGLRPPRLAPATVELLQRYGWPGNVRELIHEMEAAVLLAGADELQPRHVPRLGQALERPPAESAQLPGVPGGTEALPSLREARDAFERAYLAEAMRRSNGSVSAAARMAGRNRSDFYDLLKRHGLSAADFKGTSEGGPTR